The DNA segment ATTCGGCGATCACCCGGGCCGCCGATCTGTCGGGCCGGCGGGTCTGCGTGGTGAAGGGGACGACGTCGTTGCGGCGGGTGCAGCAGATCAGCCCGCCGCCGATCATCGTGTCCACGGTCACGTGGGCGGACTGCCTGGTGGCGTTGCAGCAGCGGCAGGTCGACGCCGTCAGCACCGACGACGCCATCCTGGCCGGGCTGGTGGCCCAGGACCCGTATCTGCACATCGTCGGGCCGAGCATGAACCAGGAGCCCTATGGCATCGGCGTGAATCTGGAGAACACGGGGCTCGTGCGGTTCGTCAACGGGACGTTGCAGCGCATCCGCGCCGACGGCACCTGGTCGGCGCTGTACCGCAAGTGGTTGACGGTGCTGGGCCCGGCGCCCGCACCCCCGGTCGCGAGGTACGTGGACTGATGGCGACCTCCGAACACGACCTCGGCCCCACCGTCGACGAGGATCCCGGTACGCAGCCGGCGAGCCTCGACGACCTCGACTTCGATTCGGCGTCGACGATGCGCCCGATGGCCACCCAGGCGGTGTTCCGGCCCAATTTCGACGACTCCGACAGCATCTCGGTGCACACCGGCGACACCGAGCCCCAGGACCACGTCACGACGGTGATGCGCACGCTGTCGCCGGTGCGGCGGCTCGGCGGTGGGCTGGTGGAAATCCCGCGCGTGCCCACCAAGGATCCGCTCGAAGCGCTGATGACCAACCCGGTGGTCGCGGAGAGCAAGCGGTTCTGCTGGAACTGCGGGCGGCCGGTCGGGCGTTCGTCGTCGGACGGCAAGGCGCTCTCGGAGGGTTGGTGCCCGCACTGCGGCAGCCAGTATTCGTTTCTGCCGCAGCTCAATCCGGGTGACATGGTCGCCGACCAGTACGAGATCAAGGGCTGTATCGCCCACGGCGGCCTTGGCTGGGTGTATCTGGCGTTCGACCACAACGTCAACGAACGTCCGGTGGTGCTCAAGGGTCTGGTGCATTCGGGTGACGCCGAGGCGCAGGCGATCGCGATGGCGGAGCGGCAGTTCCTTGCCGAGGTGACGCACCCGGGGATCGTCAAGATCTACAACTTCGTCGAACACGAAGACAAGCACGGCAACCCTGTCGGCTACATCGTGATGGAGTACGTCGGCGGGACGTCGCTCAAACAGGCCAGGGGCAAACGGCTTCCGGTCGCCCAGGCCATCGGCTACATGCTCGAGATCCTGCCCGCGCTGGGCTACCTGCACTCACTCGGACTGACCTACAACGACCTCAAACCCGAGAACATCATGCTGACCGAGGACCAGGTCAAGCTGATCGACCTCGGTGCGGTGTCGACGATCAACTCGTTCGGCTATCTGTACGGCACCCCGGGCTACCAGGCGCCGGAAATCGTGCGGACCGGCCCCACCGTGCAGAGCGACATCTACACCGTCGGCCGGACGCTGGCGGCGTTGACGCTCGAATTGCGCACGCGCAAGGGACGTTACGTCGACGGGCTGCCCGAGGACGATCCGGTTCTCACGCAGTACGACTCGTTCGGCCGGTTGCTGCGGCGTGCGATCGACCCGGATCCGCGGCGGCGATTCGCCAGCGCGGAGGAGATGTCGTCGCAACTGCTCGGTGTGCTGCGTGAGGTGGTCGCCCGTGACACCGGTGTGCCGAGACCCGGTCTGTCGACGGTGTTCTCGCCGACACGTTCGACATTCGGCATCGACCTGCTGGTCGCCCACACCGATGTGTACGTCGACGGTCAGGTGCATTCGGAGAAGCTCACCGCGCAGGAGATCGTGCGGGCACTGCCTGTGCCGCTGGTCGATCCGACCGACGTCGGGGCCGCGGTGCTGTCGGCCAGCGTGTTGAGCCAGCCGGTGCAGACCCTCGACCAGTTGCGCGCCGCGCGGCACGGTGCACTGGACTCCGAGGGCATCGATCTGTCCGAGTCGGTCGAGTTGCCGTTGATGGAGGCCCGGGCGCTCCTCGACCTCGGCGACGTCGCGAAGGCCACCCGCAAGCTCGACGAGCTGACCACCCGGGTGGGCTGGCGCTGGCGGACGGTGTGGTTCCGTGCGGTCGCCGCGCTCCTGTCCGCCGATTACGACGCCGCGACAAAGCATTTCACCGAAGTCCTCGACACGCTGCCCGGTGAGTTGGCGCCGAAATTGGCGTTGGCCGCGACCGCGGAACTCTGCGGCTCCGACCTCGAGCACGCGCCGTCGCGCAAGTTCTACCAAACGGTGTGGGGCACCGACCACGGCATCGTCTCGGCCGGCTTCGGGCTGGCGCGGGCGCAGTCGGCCGAAGGTGACCGGGAGGGTGCGGTGCGCACGCTCGACGAAGTACCCGCCACCTCACGTCATTTCACCACCGCCCGATTGACCAGCGCGGTGACGCTGCTTTCGGGCCGGTCGTCGAGCGAGATCACCGAACAGCAGATTCGCGACGCCGCGCGCCGGGTGGAGGCGCTGCCGGACACCGAACCGCGGGTGCTCCAGATCCGGGCGTTGGTGCTCGGCACCGCGATGGACTGGCTGGTCGACAATTCGGCGAGCACCAACCACATCCTGGGATTCCCGTTCACCGAGTACGGATTACAGCTCGGCGTCGAGGCCTCGCTGCGCGCGCTCGCCCGCGTCGCGCCCACACAGGCGCACCGCTACGCGTTGATCGACCTGGCCAACAGCGTGCGGCCGATGAGCACGTTCTGACATCAGAGCACACTCGCCGACCGTAACGCCCGGGCGTGCCGAACTCGTCGGACGATGTCGACCGGGTGATCCTCCCTGACCACGCGGACGACCAGCCAGCCGGCGGCGTCGATCTTCTCGGCGCGGCGGATGTCCTTGGTGTACACCCATCTGCTGGTCTGGTGATGCTCACCGTCGTATTCCATAGCGACCATGCAGTTCTCCCAACCCATGTCGAGGAACGCGAACGGCGCACCGTCCGGACCGAGCACGGGTATCTGGGTGCGAGGTCGGGGCAGTCCGGCCCGCATGATCAGCAGCCTCAGCCATGTCTCCTTCGGTGATTCCGCGCCGGAGTCGACGAGGTCGACCGCTGTCTCGAGCTGTCGCAGGCCCCGTACCCCTGGATGGTGCCGCGCGAGGTCCGCCACATCGCCCAACCCCAACGCCGTGGCACGCACGAGCGCGTCCAGCCGTTCCACTGCCGCGTCCACCCTGCCTTCACGCCCGAGATCGAACGCGGTTCTCGCCGGGCTGGTCACGGCACGACCGCGCACGACCTGTCGCTCGCCGTCCAGCAGGACTGCGCGGCGAGTCCGAATCCCCGGTGGCGGCTTCGGATTGGCGTAGATGAGGTCTACCACCACGTCGTCGTCGATCCACTTCGCGCCGTGTAGTGCGGCGGCCGCCAGGCCGGCGATGGTCGCTCGCCTGCCCGACCACAACCACGCCGCGACGATGCGTTCGTGCAGGGAGAGCGGTGACAGCTTCTGCGCGTACACGCCGGGGAAGACCGCGCGGTAGCGGGTCCGCAGCTGATGGCGGCTCACAGCGCCGCACGCCAGCGCCTCACTGCCGATGAAGGGGTCCCGCAGCTGGTTCATGACCGCACCCTGACGGAAGTGGCCGACATCAGGGCGAGGTCGGCGAAGACTCATCCACAGTCGCTCAGATCGAGTGTGCCGTCAGGGCGTCGAGTGTGTAACCAGGGCGGGATTTCCGCCGAATTCCCGCCCTGAGTACACACTCGCCGACTGCCGTCAGGGCACTCGGCACTCGGCGGCGCGAATCCTGCTAGATCACTGCGACGCACGCTCGTGCGATCGCCAACTCCTCGTTCGTCGGGATCACGAGCACCGTCGTGGGCGACGTCTCCGCCGAGATCCGCCGCGCCGTGTGCGAGGGGCTCTCGTTGAGGTGCTCGTCCAGTTCGATACCCAGCCGCCCCATGCCCGACAACGCATCGCGCCGCACCTCGGCGTCGTTCTCGCCGACGCCTGCGGTGAACGTGATGACGTCGGCGCTGCCCAGCAGGGCGAGGTAGGCGCCGATGTACTTACGCAGCCGGTGGATGTAGACGTCGTAGGCGAGCCCGGCGGCCTCGTCACCGCTTTCGATGCGCTGATGCAGTACCCGGAAGTCGATCTCGCCACCCAGTCCGCGCACCCCGGCACGCTTGTTCAGCATCGTCTCGATCTCTTCGACGCTCATCCCGGCTTCCCGCCACAGATAGACGAACAGCCCCGGGTCGATGTCACCGGAACGCGTGCCCATCACCAGACCCTCCATCGGCGTCAGGCCCATGGAGGTGTCGACCGGGCGGCCGCCCAGAATCGCCGACGCCGACGCGCCGTTGCCCAGGTGCAGCACGATCTGGCTCAGCGAGGACAGCGGAACATCGAGGAACGCCGCGGCCTGCTCGCTGACGTACTGATGTGAGGTGCCGTGGAAGCCGTAGCGCCGGATGTGCCACTGCTCGGCCACCTCCCGGTCGATCGCGTAGGTGGCCGCGGCGGCGGGTAGGTCATGGAAGAACGCGGTGTCGAACACCGCCACATGCGGCAGTTCCGAGAACGCCTTGCGGGCCTCGCGGATACCGAGGACGGCGGGCGGGTTGTGCAGCGGCGCCAGCGGGGCCAGTTCCTCGAGCTTCTCGATCAGCGCGTCGTCGATCAGTGTGGGCTGATACAGGTCCGGACCTCCGTGCACGACCCGGTGTCCGACGGCGACGAGTCCGACGCTACCCAGCTCGGTCCCGGCTTCGTCGAACATGGCGTACGCCGTGCGCAGCGCGGCTTCGTGATCGGGCACCGGGTCGCCGTGCGTCACCTCGCGCTCA comes from the Mycolicibacterium litorale genome and includes:
- a CDS encoding serine/threonine-protein kinase PknG, translated to MATSEHDLGPTVDEDPGTQPASLDDLDFDSASTMRPMATQAVFRPNFDDSDSISVHTGDTEPQDHVTTVMRTLSPVRRLGGGLVEIPRVPTKDPLEALMTNPVVAESKRFCWNCGRPVGRSSSDGKALSEGWCPHCGSQYSFLPQLNPGDMVADQYEIKGCIAHGGLGWVYLAFDHNVNERPVVLKGLVHSGDAEAQAIAMAERQFLAEVTHPGIVKIYNFVEHEDKHGNPVGYIVMEYVGGTSLKQARGKRLPVAQAIGYMLEILPALGYLHSLGLTYNDLKPENIMLTEDQVKLIDLGAVSTINSFGYLYGTPGYQAPEIVRTGPTVQSDIYTVGRTLAALTLELRTRKGRYVDGLPEDDPVLTQYDSFGRLLRRAIDPDPRRRFASAEEMSSQLLGVLREVVARDTGVPRPGLSTVFSPTRSTFGIDLLVAHTDVYVDGQVHSEKLTAQEIVRALPVPLVDPTDVGAAVLSASVLSQPVQTLDQLRAARHGALDSEGIDLSESVELPLMEARALLDLGDVAKATRKLDELTTRVGWRWRTVWFRAVAALLSADYDAATKHFTEVLDTLPGELAPKLALAATAELCGSDLEHAPSRKFYQTVWGTDHGIVSAGFGLARAQSAEGDREGAVRTLDEVPATSRHFTTARLTSAVTLLSGRSSSEITEQQIRDAARRVEALPDTEPRVLQIRALVLGTAMDWLVDNSASTNHILGFPFTEYGLQLGVEASLRALARVAPTQAHRYALIDLANSVRPMSTF
- a CDS encoding acetate kinase, which codes for MSRTVLVLNSGSSSLKFQLVEPDSGLSLADGIVERIGEDSSSASLVCGEREVTHGDPVPDHEAALRTAYAMFDEAGTELGSVGLVAVGHRVVHGGPDLYQPTLIDDALIEKLEELAPLAPLHNPPAVLGIREARKAFSELPHVAVFDTAFFHDLPAAAATYAIDREVAEQWHIRRYGFHGTSHQYVSEQAAAFLDVPLSSLSQIVLHLGNGASASAILGGRPVDTSMGLTPMEGLVMGTRSGDIDPGLFVYLWREAGMSVEEIETMLNKRAGVRGLGGEIDFRVLHQRIESGDEAAGLAYDVYIHRLRKYIGAYLALLGSADVITFTAGVGENDAEVRRDALSGMGRLGIELDEHLNESPSHTARRISAETSPTTVLVIPTNEELAIARACVAVI